In one Saccharibacillus brassicae genomic region, the following are encoded:
- a CDS encoding PP2C family protein-serine/threonine phosphatase — translation MKILVVDDNPTNVIIIREILKKEDYRNIEIAASAREMFAILGVPDLDPQVKPKNSDIDLILLDMMMPEMDGIEACRIVQTYEHLRDIPIIMVTAVGDSKKLAEALDAGAGDYVTKPINKVELMARIRLALRLKQEKDWHTERDQRIQDELKLAALVQNAVLSLPVNDRNIQIDALYKPSFELAGDLYAWYPLGDGRYGIILLDMMGHGISSSLFCMFIASVLKDTVITYVDPEKVIQELNRRFNQLHIENQLIQYYFTAIYMVVDTRFKRIDYVNAGHPPGLLFRGSGEVVKLERTSHPVGLFDRIDAEPQTVSYDGESHLVLYTDGLLEAVDGEQEDQLNFLVNHLREGHSFEKERMEEVFFEGEAADDKCLVWISLKEGAAE, via the coding sequence ATGAAGATTCTAGTTGTCGACGACAATCCCACCAACGTCATTATCATTCGCGAAATTTTGAAAAAAGAAGATTACCGCAATATCGAGATCGCGGCTTCGGCCCGGGAAATGTTCGCCATTCTCGGCGTACCCGATCTCGACCCGCAGGTCAAACCGAAAAATTCGGATATTGACCTTATTTTGCTGGATATGATGATGCCGGAGATGGACGGGATCGAAGCGTGCCGGATCGTGCAGACGTACGAACATCTGCGCGATATTCCGATCATCATGGTCACGGCCGTAGGCGATTCCAAAAAGCTGGCGGAAGCGCTCGACGCGGGAGCCGGCGACTACGTGACCAAACCGATCAACAAAGTCGAACTGATGGCCCGCATTCGCCTCGCGCTGCGGCTCAAGCAGGAGAAAGACTGGCATACCGAGCGCGATCAGCGTATCCAGGACGAACTAAAGCTGGCCGCGCTCGTGCAGAACGCAGTGCTGAGCCTTCCGGTCAACGACCGCAATATCCAGATCGATGCGCTGTACAAGCCTTCGTTCGAGCTGGCCGGCGATCTGTACGCCTGGTATCCGCTCGGCGACGGACGCTACGGCATCATCCTGCTGGACATGATGGGACACGGCATTTCTTCCTCGCTTTTCTGCATGTTCATCGCGTCCGTCCTCAAAGATACCGTCATTACGTACGTCGATCCGGAGAAAGTCATTCAGGAACTCAACCGCCGCTTCAACCAGCTGCATATCGAGAACCAGCTGATCCAGTATTATTTCACGGCGATCTACATGGTCGTCGATACGCGCTTCAAGCGGATTGACTATGTCAATGCGGGGCATCCGCCGGGACTGCTGTTCCGCGGCAGCGGCGAAGTAGTCAAGCTTGAGCGCACGTCGCATCCGGTCGGCCTGTTCGACCGCATCGACGCCGAGCCGCAGACCGTATCCTACGACGGCGAGAGCCATTTGGTCCTGTACACCGACGGTCTGCTGGAAGCGGTCGACGGCGAGCAGGAAGATCAGCTGAATTTCCTCGTCAATCATCTTCGCGAAGGCCATTCGTTCGAAAAAGAGCGGATGGAAGAAGTGTTTTTCGAAGGGGAAGCGGCGGACGACAAATGTCTGGTTTGGATTTCTTTGAAAGAAGGAGCGGCTGAATAG
- a CDS encoding amino acid permease, with translation MTASHEKAPQASQLKKGLQARHMTMIALGGAIGTGLFLASGGAIAGAGPGGALLAYAAVGIMVYFLMTSLGELATYSPEPGSFSSYAGRFVDPALGFAMGWNYWYNWAVTIAAELAAATLIIKYWFPGSSSFLWSVLFLAILFLLNAMSVRAYGEAEYWFALIKIVTVVLFLIIGVAMIFGVMGGESVGFSNFTTGDAPFNGGFLAFLGVFMAAGFSFQGTELIGVAAGESEDPRRNVPRAIRQVFWRILIFYILAIFVIGLLIPYTDPNLLNGELDQIGVSPFTLVFERAGFAFAAAVMNAIILTSVLSAGNSGMYASTRMLYALAIEGKAPKFLARLTRGGVPINALIMTAAVGMLAFLASFFGDGVVYSWLLNASGMCGFITWVGIAVSHYRFRRAFIKQGRSLDELPYRARWFPFGPLFAFALCLFVIVGQSLSTIENGNVDWMGFIATYLSVPLFLILWFGYKRVKGTKIVPLEECDLNGRGSDL, from the coding sequence ATGACAGCATCGCACGAAAAAGCGCCTCAGGCGTCTCAACTGAAAAAAGGGCTTCAAGCCCGCCATATGACCATGATCGCCCTCGGCGGCGCGATCGGCACGGGACTGTTCCTCGCAAGCGGCGGGGCGATCGCCGGAGCCGGTCCCGGCGGCGCGCTGCTCGCCTACGCCGCCGTCGGCATCATGGTCTATTTTCTCATGACCAGCCTCGGCGAACTTGCGACCTACTCGCCGGAGCCCGGCTCGTTCAGCTCGTACGCGGGCCGCTTCGTCGATCCCGCCCTCGGCTTCGCCATGGGCTGGAACTACTGGTACAACTGGGCCGTCACGATCGCAGCGGAGCTTGCCGCCGCCACGCTGATCATCAAATACTGGTTCCCGGGCAGCTCGTCGTTTCTCTGGAGCGTGCTGTTCCTGGCCATCTTGTTCCTGCTGAACGCCATGTCCGTCCGCGCTTACGGCGAAGCCGAATACTGGTTCGCCCTGATCAAGATCGTGACCGTCGTCTTGTTCCTGATTATCGGCGTGGCGATGATCTTCGGCGTCATGGGCGGCGAATCGGTCGGCTTCAGCAACTTCACGACCGGGGACGCTCCGTTTAACGGCGGCTTCCTCGCCTTCCTCGGCGTCTTCATGGCCGCCGGCTTCTCGTTCCAGGGCACCGAGCTGATCGGCGTGGCCGCCGGCGAGAGCGAAGATCCGCGCCGCAACGTGCCGCGTGCGATCCGCCAGGTGTTCTGGCGCATCCTGATCTTCTACATCCTGGCCATTTTCGTGATCGGCCTGCTCATTCCGTACACCGATCCGAACCTGCTGAACGGCGAGCTGGACCAGATCGGCGTCAGCCCGTTCACGCTCGTGTTCGAACGAGCCGGCTTCGCATTCGCGGCGGCCGTCATGAACGCGATCATCCTGACGTCCGTGCTCTCGGCCGGCAACTCCGGCATGTACGCGTCCACCCGGATGCTGTACGCGCTCGCGATCGAAGGCAAAGCGCCGAAGTTCCTGGCGCGGCTGACCCGCGGCGGCGTGCCGATCAACGCGCTGATCATGACGGCAGCCGTCGGCATGCTCGCGTTCCTCGCTTCGTTTTTCGGTGACGGAGTCGTCTACAGCTGGCTGCTCAACGCGTCCGGCATGTGCGGCTTCATCACGTGGGTCGGCATCGCGGTCAGCCATTACCGCTTCCGCCGCGCGTTTATCAAGCAGGGCCGCAGCCTGGACGAACTGCCTTACCGGGCGCGCTGGTTCCCGTTCGGACCGCTGTTCGCTTTTGCGCTCTGCCTCTTCGTCATCGTCGGCCAGAGCCTGTCCACGATCGAGAACGGAAACGTCGACTGGATGGGCTTCATCGCGACTTACTTGAGCGTGCCGCTGTTCCTGATCCTGTGGTTCGGCTACAAACGGGTCAAAGGCACCAAAATCGTACCGCTGGAAGAATGCGACCTGAACGGGCGCGGCAGCGATCTGTAA
- a CDS encoding ABC-F family ATP-binding cassette domain-containing protein: MISTSGITLRYGKRPLFEDVNIQFNPGNCYGLIGANGAGKSTFLKILSGEIEANQGEVSITPGERLAVLKQNHFEYDEYPVLETVIMGHSRLYSIMKEKDELYAKSDFSEADGIRAGELEGDFAELNGWDAESDAAALLIGLGISRDLHEKKMDELSGNEKVRVLLAQALFGTPQILLLDEPTNHLDIESINWLENFLMSYEGTVIVVSHDRHFLNKVCTHIADIDFGKIQLYVGNYDFWYESSQLALRLVRDQNKKKEEKIKELQAFVQRFSANASKSKQATSRKKQLEKISLDDIRPSNRKYPFINFKPEREAGKQLLTIENLSKSIEGEKVLDNFNLVVNKGDKIAFVGPYGMPKSTLFDIVMGEMEADGGEYTWGVTTTQAYFPKDNSAYFEGVNLSLVEWLRQYSNEQDETFLRGFLGRMLFAGEEGLKKASVLSGGEKVRCMLAKMMLNGANALIMDEPTNHLDLESITALNNGLIDFDGTLLFVSHDHQFIQTIANRIVEITPNGVIDRVMTYDEYLENEEVKELRNRMYTVQV, encoded by the coding sequence ATGATCAGTACAAGCGGCATTACGCTTCGCTACGGCAAGCGGCCACTTTTTGAAGACGTCAACATTCAATTCAACCCGGGCAACTGCTACGGCCTGATCGGCGCGAACGGCGCCGGCAAATCGACGTTCCTGAAGATCCTCTCCGGAGAGATCGAAGCGAACCAGGGCGAAGTCTCCATCACACCGGGCGAACGCCTGGCCGTCCTGAAACAGAACCATTTCGAATACGACGAGTATCCGGTACTGGAAACGGTCATTATGGGCCACAGCCGTCTCTATTCGATCATGAAAGAAAAAGACGAGCTGTACGCGAAAAGCGATTTCTCCGAAGCGGACGGCATTCGTGCCGGCGAGCTGGAAGGCGACTTCGCGGAACTGAACGGCTGGGATGCCGAGTCCGACGCGGCTGCGCTCCTGATCGGTCTGGGCATTTCGCGCGACCTGCACGAAAAGAAAATGGACGAGCTGAGCGGCAACGAGAAAGTCCGCGTCCTGCTGGCTCAAGCCCTGTTCGGCACTCCGCAGATTCTGCTGCTGGATGAGCCTACCAACCACTTGGACATCGAATCGATCAACTGGCTGGAAAACTTCCTGATGAGCTACGAAGGCACCGTCATCGTCGTTTCTCACGACCGGCACTTCCTGAACAAAGTATGTACGCATATCGCGGACATCGACTTCGGCAAAATCCAGCTGTACGTCGGCAACTACGATTTCTGGTACGAGTCGAGCCAGCTCGCCCTGCGCCTCGTGCGCGACCAGAACAAGAAAAAAGAAGAGAAGATCAAAGAACTGCAAGCGTTCGTGCAGCGCTTCTCGGCGAATGCCTCGAAATCGAAGCAGGCCACTTCGCGGAAGAAACAGCTGGAGAAGATCTCGCTTGACGATATTCGTCCTTCCAACCGCAAATATCCGTTCATCAACTTCAAGCCGGAACGCGAAGCGGGCAAGCAGCTGCTGACGATCGAGAACCTGAGCAAGTCTATCGAAGGCGAGAAAGTGCTCGACAACTTCAATCTGGTCGTCAACAAAGGCGACAAGATCGCGTTCGTCGGCCCTTACGGCATGCCGAAATCGACGCTGTTCGATATCGTGATGGGCGAGATGGAAGCGGACGGCGGCGAATACACATGGGGCGTCACGACGACCCAGGCGTATTTCCCCAAAGATAACTCCGCTTACTTCGAAGGCGTCAACCTGAGCCTCGTCGAATGGCTGCGCCAGTATTCGAACGAACAGGACGAGACGTTCCTGCGCGGCTTCCTCGGCCGCATGCTGTTCGCGGGCGAAGAAGGCCTGAAGAAAGCAAGCGTCCTGTCCGGTGGCGAGAAAGTCCGCTGCATGCTGGCCAAGATGATGCTCAACGGCGCCAACGCGCTGATCATGGACGAGCCGACCAACCACTTGGATCTGGAATCCATTACGGCGCTCAACAACGGCCTGATCGATTTCGACGGCACGCTGCTGTTCGTGTCCCATGACCATCAGTTCATTCAGACGATCGCCAACCGCATCGTGGAGATTACGCCGAACGGCGTCATCGACCGCGTCATGACGTACGACGAATACCTGGAGAACGAAGAAGTCAAAGAACTGCGCAATCGCATGTATACGGTACAGGTGTAA
- a CDS encoding DUF1328 domain-containing protein, producing the protein MVKWSLILLVIAVVLGIFGFVGIIEAAAAIFKVLFWVFLALFVISLFFGRGRGGARR; encoded by the coding sequence ATGGTCAAATGGTCTTTGATCCTGCTCGTGATCGCGGTCGTGCTCGGCATCTTCGGATTCGTCGGCATCATCGAAGCGGCAGCGGCAATTTTCAAAGTGTTGTTCTGGGTGTTCCTGGCTTTGTTCGTCATCTCGCTGTTCTTCGGCCGGGGACGCGGCGGAGCCCGCAGATAA
- a CDS encoding virulence factor: protein MEIKLIEPTPSPNTMKLHLDETLEAGIRKTYTLDNERSAPPIIARLLHVEGVKSIFHTTDFMAIDRKPGADWPAILSGVQEVFGSRSDLPVDSDIEDAAGHFGEAQVFVQFFRGIPMQIRVKSGLQEERIGLAQRFVDAVTEVASATMIKERKLTDYGVRYGDLPDIAREVEQELEAAFPQERLERVIKQAIAHGAKAEEFVEQRREWSQAEIEETLAGDDWRRRYAALEAMEASEQTLPLIERALGDDKMQIRRLAVVYLGDLKTPEAMQLLFRAMKDGSPAVRRTAGDTLSDIGDPSATQVMLESLTDVSKIVRWRAARFLYEVGTADAREALEQASNDPEFEVGLQARMALERIDSGEEAAGTIWQQMAKSRQKPGDPA, encoded by the coding sequence ATGGAAATCAAATTGATCGAACCTACTCCCAGCCCGAATACGATGAAGCTTCATCTGGACGAGACACTGGAAGCGGGCATTCGCAAAACATATACGCTGGACAACGAACGCTCCGCCCCGCCGATCATCGCGCGGCTGCTGCACGTCGAAGGCGTCAAAAGCATTTTCCACACGACGGACTTCATGGCGATCGACCGCAAGCCCGGCGCGGACTGGCCCGCCATCTTGTCCGGCGTCCAGGAAGTGTTCGGCAGCCGCTCGGACCTGCCGGTCGACTCGGACATCGAAGACGCGGCCGGCCATTTCGGCGAAGCGCAGGTGTTCGTCCAGTTCTTCCGCGGCATCCCGATGCAGATCCGGGTCAAATCCGGCCTGCAGGAAGAACGGATCGGCCTGGCCCAGCGTTTTGTCGACGCCGTGACGGAAGTCGCGAGCGCCACGATGATCAAGGAACGCAAGCTGACCGATTACGGCGTGCGCTACGGCGACCTGCCGGATATCGCGCGCGAAGTGGAACAGGAACTTGAAGCGGCCTTCCCGCAGGAGCGGCTGGAACGCGTCATCAAGCAGGCGATTGCCCACGGCGCAAAAGCGGAAGAATTCGTGGAGCAGCGCCGGGAATGGTCGCAGGCCGAGATCGAAGAGACGCTGGCCGGCGACGACTGGCGCCGCCGCTACGCGGCGCTTGAAGCGATGGAAGCGAGCGAGCAGACGCTGCCGCTGATCGAACGCGCGCTGGGCGACGACAAGATGCAGATCCGCCGGTTGGCCGTCGTCTATCTCGGCGACCTCAAGACGCCGGAAGCGATGCAGCTGCTGTTCCGGGCCATGAAGGACGGCTCGCCGGCCGTGCGCCGGACGGCCGGCGATACGCTGTCGGACATCGGCGATCCGTCCGCGACCCAGGTCATGCTGGAATCGCTGACCGACGTCAGCAAGATCGTCCGCTGGCGCGCCGCGCGCTTCCTGTACGAAGTCGGCACCGCCGACGCCCGGGAAGCGCTGGAACAGGCGTCGAACGATCCGGAATTCGAAGTCGGGCTGCAGGCGCGCATGGCGCTGGAGCGGATCGATTCCGGCGAGGAAGCGGCCGGTACCATCTGGCAGCAGATGGCCAAGAGCCGCCAGAAGCCGGGCGACCCGGCGTAA
- the xylB gene encoding xylulokinase: MTYVIGIDLGTSAVKSVLVDRTGNVVREESEQYPLYQPKPGYSEQEAEDWVEKTVLSLNKLLAASGVQPEEIEGISFSGQMHGLVLVGEDGRALRRAILWNDTRTTPQCRKIEQVLGDKLLKIARNRALEGFTLPKILWVQEHEPEILDQAALFLLPKDYVRLRLTGQAAMDYSDAAGTLLLDVGGKRWSEEIGAAFGLKPSLFPELVESFDDTGALLPEMQQRTGLTGATRVYAGGADNACGAIGAGILSEGQTMCSIGTSGVVLSYETRRDLDFEGKVHFFNHSEKDAFYIMGVTLAAGYSMQWFRETFGGGVSFEELLGGIGEVSPGANGLLFTPYIVGERTPHPDADIRGSFIGIDASHKLPHFARAVMEGITFSLRESIDILRAAGKTVDKVVSIGGGAKNKEWLQMQADVFGADVVKLESEQGPAMGAAMLAAFGSGWFETLQDCASEFIRESVTYKPDAERAQTYDRLFAVYQDVYGQTAELNRKLSAFRGGS, encoded by the coding sequence ATGACTTACGTAATCGGGATCGACCTCGGCACGAGCGCCGTCAAATCGGTGCTCGTAGACCGCACAGGCAACGTCGTCCGCGAAGAATCGGAACAATATCCGCTGTACCAGCCGAAGCCGGGCTACAGCGAGCAGGAAGCGGAAGACTGGGTCGAGAAGACCGTGCTGTCGCTGAACAAGCTGCTCGCAGCAAGCGGCGTGCAGCCGGAAGAGATCGAAGGCATCAGCTTCTCCGGCCAGATGCACGGACTGGTGCTCGTCGGCGAAGACGGCCGGGCGCTGCGCCGCGCCATCCTCTGGAACGACACGCGCACGACGCCGCAGTGCCGCAAGATCGAGCAGGTGCTCGGCGACAAGCTGCTGAAGATCGCGCGCAACCGCGCGCTGGAAGGCTTCACGCTGCCGAAAATTCTCTGGGTGCAGGAGCACGAGCCGGAAATCCTGGATCAGGCTGCGCTGTTCCTGCTGCCCAAAGACTACGTGCGCCTGCGCCTGACCGGCCAGGCCGCGATGGACTATTCGGACGCGGCCGGCACGCTGCTGCTGGACGTGGGCGGCAAGCGCTGGAGCGAAGAGATCGGCGCGGCGTTCGGCCTCAAGCCGTCGCTGTTCCCGGAACTCGTCGAATCGTTCGACGATACGGGCGCGCTGCTGCCCGAGATGCAGCAGCGTACCGGCCTGACGGGCGCGACGCGCGTCTACGCGGGCGGAGCGGACAACGCCTGCGGCGCGATCGGCGCGGGCATCCTGAGCGAAGGCCAGACGATGTGCAGCATCGGCACGTCGGGCGTCGTGCTCTCGTACGAGACGCGCCGCGACCTGGACTTCGAAGGCAAAGTGCATTTCTTCAACCACAGCGAAAAAGACGCCTTCTACATTATGGGCGTCACGCTTGCGGCCGGCTACAGCATGCAGTGGTTCCGCGAAACGTTCGGCGGCGGCGTCTCCTTCGAGGAACTGCTCGGCGGCATCGGCGAAGTATCGCCGGGCGCGAACGGCCTGCTGTTCACGCCGTATATCGTCGGCGAACGTACGCCGCACCCGGACGCGGACATCCGGGGCAGCTTTATCGGCATCGACGCCAGCCACAAGCTGCCGCATTTCGCCCGGGCCGTGATGGAAGGCATCACGTTCTCGCTGCGCGAATCGATCGATATCCTGCGCGCGGCCGGCAAGACGGTCGACAAAGTGGTCTCGATCGGCGGCGGCGCCAAAAACAAGGAATGGCTGCAAATGCAGGCGGACGTATTCGGCGCCGACGTCGTCAAGCTCGAAAGCGAGCAGGGCCCGGCGATGGGCGCGGCGATGCTGGCCGCTTTCGGCAGCGGCTGGTTCGAGACGCTGCAGGACTGCGCAAGCGAGTTTATCCGCGAATCGGTGACGTACAAGCCGGACGCGGAGCGCGCGCAGACGTATGACCGACTGTTCGCCGTCTACCAGGACGTCTATGGACAGACGGCCGAATTGAATCGCAAACTGTCCGCTTTCCGCGGCGGCAGCTAA
- a CDS encoding MBL fold metallo-hydrolase codes for MPKVKYLNANNTPMGKTLKEHRDRHLHRRRKKRDYSYIIPSQPAKLDYLTDNRDDVTITWVGHSTFLIQYAGLNILTDPIWAKRMGIGKRLTEPGIPIEKVPPVDLILISHSHYDHMHIASIRKLQSPKTQIIVPVGLKKKLARKQVGPCIELAWWEEIVVQGVRITFVPTQHWTRRTLFDANTSHWGGFVLEPADAVKVTPGKVVGTSKAPAGEAADRAEAGGEESDGEEAKCGRWSETLNANVSADGRPLPPTVYFAGDSGYFAGFREIGDRFPIHITLMPIGAYEPEWFMGPQHMNPEQALQAFRDVGAEIMIPMHFGTFKLSDDTAEEALARLEAERERTRTSRDCIKLMAHGETMIVHAQQKMIE; via the coding sequence ATGCCGAAGGTGAAGTACCTGAACGCAAACAATACCCCGATGGGGAAAACGCTCAAAGAACATCGCGACCGGCATCTGCACCGTAGACGCAAAAAGCGCGATTATTCGTATATCATCCCGAGTCAGCCGGCCAAGCTGGATTACCTGACGGACAACCGCGACGATGTAACGATTACGTGGGTCGGCCATTCCACTTTCCTGATCCAGTACGCGGGACTGAACATCCTGACCGATCCGATCTGGGCCAAACGGATGGGGATCGGCAAGCGCCTGACCGAACCGGGCATTCCGATCGAGAAAGTGCCGCCCGTCGATTTGATCCTGATCTCCCATTCCCACTACGACCATATGCATATCGCGTCGATTCGCAAGCTGCAAAGCCCGAAGACGCAAATTATTGTACCGGTCGGCCTCAAGAAAAAGCTGGCGCGCAAGCAGGTCGGTCCCTGCATCGAGCTGGCCTGGTGGGAAGAGATCGTCGTACAAGGCGTGCGCATCACGTTCGTCCCGACCCAGCACTGGACGCGCCGGACGTTGTTCGACGCGAACACGTCGCATTGGGGCGGGTTCGTGCTGGAGCCGGCGGATGCGGTCAAAGTGACGCCCGGCAAGGTGGTCGGCACGTCCAAGGCGCCGGCGGGAGAAGCGGCCGACAGAGCAGAAGCGGGCGGAGAAGAATCGGATGGAGAAGAAGCGAAGTGCGGCCGGTGGAGCGAGACGTTGAACGCCAACGTGTCGGCCGACGGCCGGCCGCTTCCGCCGACCGTGTATTTTGCGGGAGACAGCGGTTATTTTGCCGGCTTCCGCGAGATCGGGGACCGCTTCCCGATCCATATTACGCTGATGCCGATCGGCGCCTACGAACCCGAATGGTTCATGGGGCCCCAGCATATGAATCCGGAGCAGGCGCTGCAGGCGTTCCGCGACGTCGGCGCCGAGATCATGATTCCGATGCATTTCGGCACGTTCAAGCTGTCCGACGATACGGCCGAAGAAGCGCTGGCGCGCCTGGAAGCCGAGCGCGAGCGGACCCGCACGTCGCGGGACTGCATCAAGCTTATGGCGCACGGCGAGACGATGATCGTGCACGCGCAGCAGAAGATGATCGAATAG
- a CDS encoding DUF948 domain-containing protein codes for MNLEIWQWAVLIVALAFVALVIFLIKMLQAGTKTLENTAQTLKEVQKTMDELTYEVKQIVRHTNDIALDANHKLKQLDPVMESVKNLGQLLNEVTLVSQQYSHRMIEKAKHHRENKEKQKHEHEGAAMLPESGHSKTVRSYEATYGSGEKAGAQKIVQWVDTGVSIWQKFRR; via the coding sequence TTGAATTTGGAAATTTGGCAGTGGGCTGTGCTTATCGTAGCCTTGGCGTTTGTAGCGTTGGTGATCTTCCTGATCAAAATGCTGCAAGCGGGAACCAAGACGCTGGAAAATACGGCACAAACGTTGAAAGAAGTACAGAAGACGATGGACGAGCTGACTTACGAGGTCAAACAGATCGTTCGGCACACGAACGATATCGCGCTGGATGCCAACCACAAGCTCAAGCAGTTGGATCCGGTCATGGAATCGGTCAAAAACCTCGGACAGCTGCTTAACGAAGTCACGCTGGTGTCGCAGCAGTATTCGCACCGCATGATCGAAAAAGCGAAGCATCACCGGGAAAACAAAGAAAAGCAAAAACACGAGCATGAAGGCGCGGCGATGCTTCCGGAATCCGGACACAGCAAAACCGTTCGTTCTTACGAAGCCACTTACGGATCGGGAGAAAAAGCCGGTGCGCAAAAAATCGTGCAATGGGTCGATACGGGCGTATCGATTTGGCAGAAATTCCGCCGCTAA
- a CDS encoding transglutaminase domain-containing protein — MKGKAKRQLLKVGTALALVTGSTVGGFQPLWATPSASAASVSQTQAQAQLQNQLFQALSAHKDSVKLTYSGGIDQLKRAIEPALDAAIAQNPYIHYTMKGYAYSLSGSRSSATATVKLTYRETAEQSAYVHQQVGAALKRIVTPGMNDHQKVKAIHDWVVRTLKYDTTLSKFTAYEGLKTGSTVCQGYALLTYDMLKQAGFETNIVEGYVGSEAHAWNMVKLDGKWYQIDTTWDDPVPDRGDRVSTSYYLVTDEQLKQDHTWKTAHYPKAVTPYNETVDSLIAQGVKGAKELRVALGYSATSSTLVTTAAVLQQVVKAADGDGQSSLTFRYKGTKSKLKNDLLTLYGQGLSPIGYTSKSLAGANNWQVTLYWS; from the coding sequence ATGAAGGGAAAAGCAAAAAGACAGCTGTTGAAAGTGGGCACGGCACTCGCACTGGTGACGGGAAGCACGGTCGGAGGATTCCAGCCTCTATGGGCGACTCCGTCCGCAAGCGCCGCATCCGTATCGCAGACCCAGGCGCAGGCTCAGCTGCAAAATCAGCTGTTTCAGGCGCTGTCGGCGCATAAGGACAGCGTGAAGCTGACTTATTCCGGCGGGATCGACCAACTGAAAAGAGCGATCGAACCCGCGCTGGACGCGGCGATTGCCCAGAACCCATACATTCATTACACGATGAAAGGCTACGCCTATTCGCTGAGCGGCAGCCGTTCGTCCGCCACCGCCACGGTGAAGCTCACGTACCGGGAAACGGCCGAGCAGAGCGCTTACGTCCATCAGCAGGTCGGAGCGGCGCTCAAGCGGATCGTCACGCCGGGCATGAACGATCACCAGAAAGTCAAAGCGATCCACGACTGGGTCGTGCGTACGCTGAAATACGATACGACGCTGTCGAAATTCACGGCGTACGAAGGGCTCAAGACGGGCAGCACCGTCTGTCAGGGCTACGCGCTGCTCACGTACGACATGCTGAAGCAGGCCGGGTTCGAGACGAATATCGTCGAAGGCTACGTCGGCAGCGAAGCGCACGCCTGGAACATGGTGAAGCTGGACGGCAAATGGTATCAGATCGATACGACATGGGACGATCCGGTGCCGGACCGCGGCGATCGCGTGTCGACTTCGTATTATCTCGTGACCGACGAGCAGTTGAAGCAGGATCACACGTGGAAAACGGCCCATTATCCCAAAGCGGTCACGCCCTACAACGAGACGGTGGACAGCCTGATCGCCCAAGGGGTAAAAGGGGCCAAAGAACTGCGGGTCGCGCTTGGCTACTCGGCGACTTCGTCCACGCTCGTCACGACGGCGGCGGTGCTGCAGCAGGTCGTAAAAGCGGCCGACGGCGACGGGCAGAGCAGCCTGACGTTCCGTTACAAAGGCACGAAGTCCAAGCTCAAAAACGATCTGCTGACGTTGTACGGACAGGGTCTGTCGCCGATCGGCTACACGAGCAAATCGCTTGCCGGCGCCAACAACTGGCAGGTTACGCTGTATTGGAGTTAA